The genomic DNA GCCGCTGCGTCCTCGGAGGACAAGCTGGTGTTCCGCCGCAGGCAGGACTGAGGCAAGGACTGATGCCGTGATGCCGCTCAGGCAGCCTGCCTGGCGGGCAGGACCGGCCCGGCCGGATCGGCCAGCCCGCCCAGCTCCTTCACCAGCATCTGCGCGGCCTTCTGCATCTGCCGCAGCGGATAGGCCAGCGCGGCCAGGTCGCCGTCGGTCTCGATGGTGATGTTGGCCAGGGAGTCCGCCGGCTGTTCACCGTCCAGCACCGCCTGGATCTGGGCCAGCATCTGCGCCATGCCGGGCGGCGTGGCGGGCAGGTCGGCCAGCATGGGCATGGCGGCCGCGATCTGTGATGCCAGGATGTGGTTCTGGATCATCAGGTTGTTCACCTCGGGCACGTTCTGCTGCCGCGAGCGAGGCTCGTTCATCATCCGATAGAAAGCCTCGGCCATGTTGGCGAAGGCCACGTGCACGTTCTTGCGCGAGAGCTGCCAGGACAGGTTGGCCTCTTGCAGCTCCGCGGGATTGGCGGCCACTTCGGAGGAACCGGACTCTGCCGGCGCGGCCGTCACGCTGGCGTCCTGCCGGGCGTGGCGCGCCTGCATCTGTCCGACGTAGCGCAGGCCGCTGCGCAGGTATTCCCGGTTGGCCGACAGTGCCGCGCGCGACAGCGGTCCCATGTAGCGGTGTTCCCACCACGGCAGGAAGTAGCTGCAGGCCAGCGCCAGCGCGCAGCCCACGGCGGTGTCCAGCGCGCGCTCGCCCACCACGGCCAGGGTGCCCGGCGAGATGAAGTGGAAGGCCAGCAGCACGAAGAGCGTGTTGAAGACGCCGCTGGCCATGTAGTTCACCAGCACCAGGCTGTTGCCCAGCACGCAGGCCACCAGCATGATGGCGAACAGCACGCTGGGCTTGTCGGTGGCGTGGAAGGCGGCCAGCGCCAGGCCGCAGCCCATCAGCGTGCCCAGCAGGCGCCAGCCGTTGCGCTGGCGCGTGACGGCGAAACCCGGCTTCATGATGATGACCACGGTCAGCACGATCCAGTAGCCATGCGGCTGCAGTTGCGGCACGAAGGCGGTCAGCGTCATGGCCAGGGCGGCCGCCAGCGTCACCCGAAGTGCGTAGCGGCAGTGCGGCGAGTCCAGGCGCAGGTTGCTGGTCAGCATGCCCACCCGGAATTGCTGGCGCGACAGGAAGCGCGTGAGCGATTTGTCCAGGCGCAGCGAGCCCACGGGCACGGCGTCGGCCGCGCCACGGGTGTGTTCGTACAGGCGGTCCACCACGCGCGCCGCGTTGCGCAGCCGGCGCAGCACCTGCACCAGCACGGCATAGACCTCGGGGTTGCTGGCTGGAAAGTCCTGCTGGCGCAACTGTTCCAGCTCGTATTCGATGGCGCGCAGTTCGGCCTTCACGCTGTTGCGGTGCACGGCGGGCCGGTTGCGCGACACGGCCAGCGCGATGTGGTCCAGGTCCAGCGACATCTTGCGCAGGGCGTCGCGGCCGAAGAGCAGCACGTCGGCGTCGCCCAGCGCCCGCCGCAGCAGGGCATAGTCGGTGTGCGTGGCGATCATCGTGTCCAGCAGCGCGATCATGTCCGAGAACAGGTTCCACAGCATGACGCGCCTGCGGTCGCCCGCGCCGCCGCCGCGGGGCAGGGCGCGCAGCACCATGTCGCGGGCGGCCTGGTGCTGCTCGGTCATGGTGGCCTGGCGCAGGATCATGTTGCGGTAGCAGTCGTCCAGGTCGTTGTTGACGTCATAGAAGGCCGAGCGGGCCGCCATGTATTCGCCGGTGGCGAAGAGCGCCACGGACAGCGCCTGCTGTTCCTCCCGCAGGCCGAAGAGCCGGCTGGCCACCGTGCTGAAGAGCAGGTAGAACAGGCCGCCGCCCAGGGTGGCGGTGGCGTGCAGCAGCACCTGGCCGGGTGACAGCGGCGAGTGCATGGTCAGGCTCATCAGCAGCAGGCAGGCGAAGCTGATCTGCCCGCCCTTGCGGCCGAACACGGACAGCATGGAGAACGCGAAGCACTGGGCCACCACGGCAGCCCAGATGAGCATGGGGTGGGAGGAGGCCAGCCCGGTGATGGCCACGGTGGCCGTCCCCAGGATGCTGCCGCCCAGCATCTCGTTGGCGCGGTGCCAGTGCGGCCCCGGCTGGTCGATGATGGCCACGCACAGGGCGCCGAAGGTGGCGATGAGCCCGATCGCCATCTGGTCGAACAGCCCGCCCAGCACCATCACGGGGGCCAGCATGCCCACCGCCTGCCGCACGCCGCCGAAGAAGAAGTGGCTGTAGACGAAGCGGTGCAGGTGCGAAAGACGCAATTCCATGTGCGGCGGGCCGTGGTAAGGATGCCGCACAGTATAGGGAGGCGGGGGGCGAATGCACGAGTTTCATTTGCTCATAACTTGACGGCGCGGTAAAGTCAGCAGCTTGCCGTCCGTGGGTACCTCTTCGGGCGGCCATTGGCAACCACGTGCCCGGGCCATCCTCCGGGCAGATGCGCCAGTCTTACTGCCGCCGGCCCCGCCACAAGCGTTGGCGCCGAGGCTTCCGTTTCGATCCAGTAGCAATGCGTTTTCGACGAACGCGCGACGGGTCGGCCGGGTATCCGGGTGGAGGGGTTCCGTGAACCTCGAAGCGCCGGAGCATCCGACCAGACACCGTGGCGATTCCCGCTGCCGCCGCAATCCGGGCAGGCCGCAATCGAAAAGGCAGAGCCGGTTATGAAAGGAATTTCATGGAACTCAATGGCGCCGACATCGTCGTGCGCTGCCTGGCCGATGAAGGCGTGGAACACGTCTTTGGCTATCCTGGCGGCGCGGTGTTGTACATCTACGACGCAATCTTCAAGCAAGACAAATTCCAGCACATCCTCGTTCGCCACGAACAGGCTGCCGTGCACGCGGCCGATGCCTATTCGCGCGCGTCGGACAAGGTGGGCGTGTGCCTGGTCACCAGCGGCCCGGGCCTGACCAACGCGGTCACCGGCATCGCCACGGCCTACATGGACTCGATCCCCATGGTGATCCTGTCCGGCCAGGTGCCCACCCACGCCATCGGCGAGGATGCCTTCCAGGAATGCGACACCGTGGGCATCACCCGCCCCTGCGTGAAGCACAACTTCCTGGTGCGCGACGTGAAGGACCTGGCGGAAACCATGCGCAAGGCTTTCCACATTGCGCGTACCGGCCGCCCCGGCCCCGTCCTGGTGGATATCCCCAAGGACATCACCGTGGCGCACTGCAAGTACACCCCGCCCCGCGGCGAGATCACGATGCGCTCGTACGCGCCGGTCGTGAAGGGGCACCAGGGCCAGATCAAGAAGGCCGTGCAGATGCTGCTGGCCGCCGAACGCCCCATGATCTATTCGGGCGGCGGCGTCATCCTGTCGGACGCGGCGCCGGAGCTGCAGCAGGTCGTCGACCTGCTGGACGCGCCCTGCACCAACACGCTGATGGGCCTGGGCGCGCTGCCCGCCAGCCACCACCACTACCTGGGCATGCCGGGCATGCACGGCACCTACGAGGCCAACATGGCCATGCAGCACTGCGACGTGCTGCTGGCCATCGGCGCGCGCTTCGATGACCGGGTGATCGGCAATCCCAAGCACTTCGCGCAGAACCCGCGCAAGATCATCCACATCGACATCGACCCTTCGTCGATCTCGAAGCGGGTGAAGGTGGATGTGCCCATCGTCGGCAACGTCAAGGACGTGCTGGTCGAACTGATCGCCCAATACGAAGCCACGGCGGCGACCCCGCGCGCCAACCAGGCCGCGCTGACGCGCTGGTGGCAGCAGGTCGATGCGTGGCGCGGCAAGGACTGCCTGAAGTACACGCCGTCCGACGAGCTCATCAAGCCGCAATACGTGGTGGAAACGCTGTGGAAGGTGACGGGCGGCGACGCCTTCGTGACGTCCGACGTGGGCCAGCACCAGATGTGGGCTGCGCAGTACTACCGCTTCAACAAGCCGCGCCGCTGGATCAATTCCGGCGGCCTGGGCACCATGGGCGTGGGCCTGCCGTACGCCATGGGCGTGCAGATGGCCAATCCGGGCCAGGACATCGCCGTCATTACCGGCGAAGCCTCGATCCAGATGAACATCCAGGAGCTGTCGACCTGCCAGCAATACCACCTGACGCCCAAGATCATCTGCCTGAACAACCGCTACCTGGGCATGGTCCGGCAGTGGCAGCAGATCGATTACGGCTCGCGCTATTCCGAGTCCTACATGGATTCGCTGCCCGACTTCGTCAAGCTGGCCGAGGCCTATGGCCACGTGGGCCTGCGCATCGAGAAGCCCTCGGACGTGGAACCGGCGCTGCGCGAGGCTTTCGCGAAGAAGGACAGGCTGGTGTTCCTCGACTTCCTCACCGACCGCACCGAGAACGTCTGGCCGATGGTCAAGGCGGGACGCGGGCTGACCGAGATGCTGCTCGGTTCGGAAGATCTGTAGGAGCACGAGCATGAAACATGTCATTTCGGTCCTGATGGAAAACGAACCGGGCGCGCTGTCGCGCGTGGTGGGCCTCTTTTCCGCACGCGGCTACAACATCGAGACGCTGACCGTGGCCCCCACCGAGGATGCCACGCTGTCGCGCCTGACCGTCGTCACTGTCGGTTCGGACGACGTGATCGAGCAGATCACCAAGCACCTGAACCGCCTGGTCGACGTGGTCAAGGTGGTGGACCTCACCGAGGGCGCGCACATCGAGCGCGAACTCATGCTGATCAAGGTGCGCGCGGTGGGCAAGGAGCGCGAGGAGATGAAGCGCATGGCGGACATCTTCCGCGGCCGCATCATCGACGTCACCGACAAGTCCTACACCATCGAATTGACCGGCGTGCAGGAAAAGATCCAGGCGTTCATCGACGCCCTGGATCGCAGCGCCATCCTCGAAACCGTTCGTACCGGCGTCTCGGGCATCGGGCGCGGCGAGCGGGTGCTGAAGCTTTAATCCATTCATTCAAAAAAATCCAAATTCAAATTTCCAGGAGAAAGTTCATGAAGGTTTTCTACGACAAGGATTGCGATCTGTCCCTCATCAAGGGCAAGACCGTTGCCATCATCGGTTACGGCTCGCAAGGCCATGCCCACGCCCTGAACCTGCACGACTCGGGCGTGAAGGTCGTGGTCGGCCTGCGCAAGGACGGCGCGTCGTGGAAGAAGGCCGCCAACGCCGGCCTGAAGGTGGAAGAAGTGGCCGCGGCCGTCAAGAGCGCCGACGTCGTCATGATGCTGCTGCCCGATGAAACCATCGCCCAGGTCTACCGCAGCGAAGTGGCCCCCAACATCAAGGCCGGCGCCGCCCTGGCCTTCGCCCACGGCTTCAACGTCCACTACGGCCAGGTCGTGCCGCGTGACGACATCGACGTCATCATGATCGCCCCCAAGGCGCCCGGCCACACCGTGCGCGGCACCTACTCGCAAGGCGGCGGCGTGCCCCACCTGGTCGCCGTCTACCAGGACAAGTCGGGCAACGCCCGTGACGTGGCCCTGTCGTACGCCAGCGCCAACGGCGGCGGCCGTGCCGGCATCATCGAAACCAACTTCCGCGAAGAAACCGAAACCGACCTGTTCGGCGAACAGGCCGTGCTGTGCGGCGGTACCGTCGAGCTGATCAAGGCGGGCTTCGACACGCTGGTGGACGCTGGCTACGCCCCCGAAATGGCCTATTTCGAGTGCCTGCACGAACTGAAGCTGATCGTCGACCTGATCTATGAAGGCGGCATCGCCAACATGAACTACTCGATCTCGAACAACGCCGAATTCGGCGAGTACGAGACCGGCCCGAAGGTCGTGACGGAAGAAACGCGCAAGGCCATGCGTCAGTGCCTGACCGACATCCAGACCGGCGAGTACGCCAAGCGCTTCATCCTGGAAAACGCCGCGGGCGCCCCCACGCTGACCTCGCGCCGCCGCATCAACGCCGAGTCGCAGATCGAACAGGTCGGCGGCAAGCTGCGCGCGATGATGCCCTGGATCGCCGCCAACAAGCTGGTCGACCAAAGCAAGAACTGATCAGTACCACCGGAAGCATCGCCGCCTGCCCGGCTCGACCGGCAGGCGGACTTTGCCCCCAGGGGACGCCCGCCATGTGCGGGCGTTTTTTTTTGTGCGAGCTGACGTCCTGCGCCTGCCGGAGCCGGTCGAGCAGGGGGCGGGCGGGGCGTAGACAGCATGGGAGACAGGGGAGGGCCTTCGGGTTTGTTCTGTGTACGGCCGGCACCGCGCGCTTTTGCTTTCGGTTAACCTTTCGTCTATGAATAAACCTGCCTACCCCCACCCCATCATTGCCCGCGAAGGCTGGCCGTTCGTCGCCGGATCGCTCGCACTGGCCGTGCTGGCGTCGTTCTGGACCGCCTGGGCCGCGATCCCGCTGTGGATCATCGCGATCTTCGTCCTCCAGTTCTTCCGCGATCCGCCCCGGCTCGCCCCGGACTCCACCACCGCGGTGCTGTCGCCCGCCGATGGCCGCATCGTCGCCGTCGAGCACGTGCGCGACCCCTATGCCGATCGCGACGCGCTGAAGATCAGCGTGTTCATGAATGTCTTCAACGTGCACTCGAACCGCGCCCCGGTCGACGGCACGGTGACGCACGTGCAATATTTCCCGGGCCGTTTCTTCAACGCCGCGCTGGACAAGGCGTCGCTGGAGAACGAGCGCAACGCCATGGTCATCCACACGCCCGACGGCCACGTGGTCACCGCCACGCAGGTGGCTGGCCTGGTCGCCAAGCGCATTCTCTGCTACGTGCAGCCGGGCGACGTGCTGGCCCGCGGCCAGCGCTATGGCTTCATCCGTTTCGGTTCGCGCGTCGACGTCTACCTGCCGCCCGCCTCGCGTCCGCGCGTGGCCCTGGGCGACAAGGTCAGCGCCACCAGCACGGTGCTGGCCGACCTCGCGCCGGCCGCCGCTGCCGCCGCGCCCGTGCAGCAAGGCTGATCCGGCGATGGGTGATCTGCGTTTGCGTGAAGAGAAGCTGCGCCGCGGCATCTACCTGCTGCCCAACGCCTTCACGACGGCGGCCCTCTTCGCGGGTTTCTACGCCATCGTGCAGGCCATGAACGACCGGTTCGAGGCGGCCGCCATCGCCATTTTCGCGGCGATGGTGCTGGACGGCATGGACGGCCGGGTGGCGCGCCTCACCAACACCCAGTCGGCCTTCGGCGAGCAATACGACTCGCTGTCCGACATGACGTCGTTCGGCGTGGCGCCGGCGCTGGTGATCTATGAATGGTCGCTGCATGGCCTGGGCCGCTGGGGCTGGCTGGCGGCGTTCGTCTACGTGGCGGGGGCTGCCCTGCGGCTGGCCCGCTTCAACACCAACATCGCCGTGGTGGACAAGCGGTATTTTCAGGGCCTGCCCAGTCCCGCCGCGGCCGCGATGGTGGCCGGCTTCGTCTGGCTGGCCGTCGACAACAAATTCCCGATGCAGGATGGCCTGCTGGCCTGGACGGCGTTCGCGCTCACGCTCTATGCCGGCGTTTCCATGGTGAGCAACGCGCCGTTCTTCAGCGGCAAGTCGTTCGCGCTGGGCCGCAGCGTGCCGTTCTGGGGCATCCTGCTGGTGGTGGCGGTGTTCGTCTTCGTCTCCAGCGATCCTCCCCTCGTGCTCTTCGGCCTGTTCGTCATCTATGGGCTGTCGGGCTGGGTGCAGTGGCTGTGGCGCTGGAACCGCGTGCGCCGCCTGCAACAGGAACGCCGCATCGACGCCTGATGGATAGCCAAGCGGCTCAAGACAACGAAAAACCCGGCCACAGGCCGGGTTTTTCGTCATGCGTCACGGCTGCGCGGGGATGTCTCAGTCCCGGTTGTCGCCGCGATCCTCGTACATCGGATCGGGGCCGGGGTGGCGGCGATTGAGCAGCGTGCCGTCGGCGCCCATGTAGAGGTACATGAGCGAGTTCCAGACACCGCTCTCGCGATAGCGATAGGCCCAGGTGACCTGCCGCACCGATTGCATGCCGACCTCGCGGACCTCGGCGGGCGGACCGAATTCGCAGCGGACGCGTTCGGCGCTCCATTCGCCCGTGTCCAGCCGGCGGAAGGCTTCGTCCGTCAGGATGGGCTCGATGGGGCCGACCCGGCCGTCGGCCGTCGTGTTCGTGCCCCAGGCGTATTGGCCCAGGGGCTGTTGCGACCAGACCAGGCGCTGTCCGCCGCCCGGCAAGGGGCAGCTGGAAGTGGGGGCGCCGTATTTCTGCGTGACGGCATCGACAGGGGTGCCGGGCGCGACCGTGTCGATGTTGGCGCAGCCGGCCAACGCGCCAAGCGCGAGGGCGGCGGCGGCCAAGCGTGGGAGGGAAGAGCGTGAGCGTGCCATGGTCGTCTCCTTGGCCTTGCGTAAGCGGCAGCGCCGTTGCGCGCCGCGAGCTTGAAGTATGAGGCCCGGCCGTCAGTCGCTGCTGCCGGTCGCGTTGCCTTCCCCGCTGTTCATGCCGCGTGGATCCTGGATGAAGCTCGAGCGACGCAGGACGTCGCCCTTGGGGCCCATGTACAGGTTCATCAGGGAGTCCCAGGCATTGGCGTGGCGGAAGCGATAGCTCCACACGACCTGGCGCGCATTGCCGTGGCCGATCTCCTTGATCTCGGCGGGCGGGCCGAACTCGCAGCGGATCTTCTCGGCGGGCCAGTAGCCGCCCTGCAGCTGGGCAAAGCCGGCGTCGCTGAGCATCTGTTGCAGCGGGCCTTCCTTGCCTTCCGCATCCTTGATGCTGGCCCAGGCGAACTGGCCGTCAGGCTGGCGCGACCAGACGCGGCGCTCGCCGCCGTCGGGCAGCGGGCAGGTGACGGTGGGGTTGCCGAAGCGTTCCTGCAGCTCGGCGGCCGTGGCGTCGGGGGAGACGTGGTCGGTGGTCGAGCAGGCTGCCAGCAGCAGGGCCGAGGCGGCGAGGCCTGCGCGGCGGAAGACGGTGAAAGTCGGGGTTTTCATCTGGGTGGAATCTCCTGCGCCCCGGGGCGGCGTCGCGGTGCTGCCACGGCCTGTCGGGGTGCCTGGGAATCATTCTAGCGAATCAGCTATAATTTTCAGCTTGACCGGGCTCGGAAGTGTTCCAGAGCCCGTTCATGCATTGCGGGTTTAGTGCCCGGTTTTCGTAAAAAGCAGTTTGGTTGATCAGTTTGGGCAGTCTTCCTGCCCCTTTTGTTCCAAGCGTTTCATTCCACTCACGACCGGGCGCCTCGGCCCTGTCGCACGTTATCAGAGGTTTATCATGGCTGTTGCCGATATCAAGAAATCCGACATCGTTACCCAGTTCCAACGCGCTCAGGGCGACACGGGTTCCCCCGAAGTGCAAGTTGCGCTGCTGACGGCTCGCATCAACGAGCTGACCGGCCACTTCAAGACGCACATGAAGGATCACCACTCGCGCCGCGGTCTGCTGCGCATGGTGAGCCGCCGTCGCAAGCTCCTCGATTACCTGAAGGGCCGCAATCCCGACGCTTACCGCTCGCTGATCGAAAAGCTCGGTCTGCGCAAGTGATCGGTACCTGCGGAGCCGGTACCCCAGGGGCCGGTACCCCATGATGTCAGCCGTGGCCGATGCAGCTTGTGTTGCATCGGCCACGGCTTTTTTGTCCGCCGGGCCGTCCCAAGGCAAAAAGCAGCCCCTTCGGGGGGACTGCAAGCCGAAGGCGCCGCATGGGGGCATTATGTTGTTTCAGGGCCACCCCAGATGAAAGTGCCCTCGCGGGGCGCAGCGAGCAGATCGCGCCGCGCAAGGGCCTTTTCCCACTGCAAGGAATCTCCGACATGTTCAACAAAGTCAGCAAATCGTTCCAGTACGGCCAGCACACCGTCGTGCTGGAAACGGGCGAAATCGCCCGTCAGGCCTCTGGCGCCGTGCTGGTGTCCATCGAGGACACCGTGGTGCTGGCCACCGTCGTTGCCGCCAAGAAGCCGAAGCCTGGCCAGGACTTCTTCCCGCTGACGGTCGACTACATCGAAAAGACCTACGCCGCCGGCCGTATCCCCGGTGGTTTCTTCAAGCGCGAAGGCAAGCCTTCGGAAAAGGAAACCCTGACCTCGCGCCTGATCGATCGTCCGCTGCGTCCGCTGTTCCCCGAAGGGTTCTACAACGACGTGCAGGTGATCATCCACACGCTGTCCGTCAACCCCGAAATCGACCCCGACATCGCCGCCATGATCGGCGCCTCGGCTGCCCTGGCCATCTCGGGCATCCCCTTCAACGGCCCGATCGGCGCCGCGCGCGTGGGTTACCTGGACGGCCAGTACGTCATCAACCCCACCGCCTCGCAACTGAAGGATTCGCAACTGAACCTGGTGGTCGCCGGCACTGAAACCGCCGTGCTGATGGTGGAGTCGGAAGCCCGCGAACTGTCCGAGGAAGTGATGCTGGGCGGCGTGGTCTTCGGCCACGAGCAGCAACAGGTCGTCATCAACACCATCCATGACCTGGTTGCCGAAGCCGGCAAGCCGGAATGGAATTGGCAGCCCGCGCCGCGCGACGAGTCGTTCATCGCGTCGGTGACCGCCGCTGCGCAGGAAGGCCTGACCGCCGCCTATCAAATCCGCGAAAAGCAGGCCCGCACCACCAAGCTGCGTGAAGTCTACGCCGACGTGCAGGCCAAGGTCGCCGCCCAGGCGCCGGAAGGCCAGAAGGTCGACACCGTGGCCGTGGAAAACGTCCTGTTCGACCTGGAAGCCAAGCTGGTGCGTGGCCAGATCCTGTCGGGCGAGCCCCGCATTGACGGCCGCGACACCCGCACCGTGCGTCCCATCAGCGTTCGCCTGGGCGTGCTGCCCCGCGCGCACGGCAGCGCGCTCTTCACCCGTGGTGAAACGCAGGCGCTGGTCGTTGCCACGCTGGGCACCAAGCAGGACGAGCAGATCATCGACGCGCTCATGGGCGAGTACCGTGACCGCTTCCTGATGCACTACAACATGCCTCCCTTCGCCACCGGCGAAACGGGTCGCGTGGGCGTGCCCAAGCGCCGCGAAATCGGCCACGG from Orrella dioscoreae includes the following:
- a CDS encoding acetolactate synthase 3 catalytic subunit gives rise to the protein MELNGADIVVRCLADEGVEHVFGYPGGAVLYIYDAIFKQDKFQHILVRHEQAAVHAADAYSRASDKVGVCLVTSGPGLTNAVTGIATAYMDSIPMVILSGQVPTHAIGEDAFQECDTVGITRPCVKHNFLVRDVKDLAETMRKAFHIARTGRPGPVLVDIPKDITVAHCKYTPPRGEITMRSYAPVVKGHQGQIKKAVQMLLAAERPMIYSGGGVILSDAAPELQQVVDLLDAPCTNTLMGLGALPASHHHYLGMPGMHGTYEANMAMQHCDVLLAIGARFDDRVIGNPKHFAQNPRKIIHIDIDPSSISKRVKVDVPIVGNVKDVLVELIAQYEATAATPRANQAALTRWWQQVDAWRGKDCLKYTPSDELIKPQYVVETLWKVTGGDAFVTSDVGQHQMWAAQYYRFNKPRRWINSGGLGTMGVGLPYAMGVQMANPGQDIAVITGEASIQMNIQELSTCQQYHLTPKIICLNNRYLGMVRQWQQIDYGSRYSESYMDSLPDFVKLAEAYGHVGLRIEKPSDVEPALREAFAKKDRLVFLDFLTDRTENVWPMVKAGRGLTEMLLGSEDL
- a CDS encoding FUSC family protein — encoded protein: MELRLSHLHRFVYSHFFFGGVRQAVGMLAPVMVLGGLFDQMAIGLIATFGALCVAIIDQPGPHWHRANEMLGGSILGTATVAITGLASSHPMLIWAAVVAQCFAFSMLSVFGRKGGQISFACLLLMSLTMHSPLSPGQVLLHATATLGGGLFYLLFSTVASRLFGLREEQQALSVALFATGEYMAARSAFYDVNNDLDDCYRNMILRQATMTEQHQAARDMVLRALPRGGGAGDRRRVMLWNLFSDMIALLDTMIATHTDYALLRRALGDADVLLFGRDALRKMSLDLDHIALAVSRNRPAVHRNSVKAELRAIEYELEQLRQQDFPASNPEVYAVLVQVLRRLRNAARVVDRLYEHTRGAADAVPVGSLRLDKSLTRFLSRQQFRVGMLTSNLRLDSPHCRYALRVTLAAALAMTLTAFVPQLQPHGYWIVLTVVIIMKPGFAVTRQRNGWRLLGTLMGCGLALAAFHATDKPSVLFAIMLVACVLGNSLVLVNYMASGVFNTLFVLLAFHFISPGTLAVVGERALDTAVGCALALACSYFLPWWEHRYMGPLSRAALSANREYLRSGLRYVGQMQARHARQDASVTAAPAESGSSEVAANPAELQEANLSWQLSRKNVHVAFANMAEAFYRMMNEPRSRQQNVPEVNNLMIQNHILASQIAAAMPMLADLPATPPGMAQMLAQIQAVLDGEQPADSLANITIETDGDLAALAYPLRQMQKAAQMLVKELGGLADPAGPVLPARQAA
- a CDS encoding phosphatidylserine decarboxylase: MNKPAYPHPIIAREGWPFVAGSLALAVLASFWTAWAAIPLWIIAIFVLQFFRDPPRLAPDSTTAVLSPADGRIVAVEHVRDPYADRDALKISVFMNVFNVHSNRAPVDGTVTHVQYFPGRFFNAALDKASLENERNAMVIHTPDGHVVTATQVAGLVAKRILCYVQPGDVLARGQRYGFIRFGSRVDVYLPPASRPRVALGDKVSATSTVLADLAPAAAAAAPVQQG
- the rpsO gene encoding 30S ribosomal protein S15, which produces MAVADIKKSDIVTQFQRAQGDTGSPEVQVALLTARINELTGHFKTHMKDHHSRRGLLRMVSRRRKLLDYLKGRNPDAYRSLIEKLGLRK
- the ilvC gene encoding ketol-acid reductoisomerase, encoding MQISRRKFMKVFYDKDCDLSLIKGKTVAIIGYGSQGHAHALNLHDSGVKVVVGLRKDGASWKKAANAGLKVEEVAAAVKSADVVMMLLPDETIAQVYRSEVAPNIKAGAALAFAHGFNVHYGQVVPRDDIDVIMIAPKAPGHTVRGTYSQGGGVPHLVAVYQDKSGNARDVALSYASANGGGRAGIIETNFREETETDLFGEQAVLCGGTVELIKAGFDTLVDAGYAPEMAYFECLHELKLIVDLIYEGGIANMNYSISNNAEFGEYETGPKVVTEETRKAMRQCLTDIQTGEYAKRFILENAAGAPTLTSRRRINAESQIEQVGGKLRAMMPWIAANKLVDQSKN
- the pnp gene encoding polyribonucleotide nucleotidyltransferase, which encodes MFNKVSKSFQYGQHTVVLETGEIARQASGAVLVSIEDTVVLATVVAAKKPKPGQDFFPLTVDYIEKTYAAGRIPGGFFKREGKPSEKETLTSRLIDRPLRPLFPEGFYNDVQVIIHTLSVNPEIDPDIAAMIGASAALAISGIPFNGPIGAARVGYLDGQYVINPTASQLKDSQLNLVVAGTETAVLMVESEARELSEEVMLGGVVFGHEQQQVVINTIHDLVAEAGKPEWNWQPAPRDESFIASVTAAAQEGLTAAYQIREKQARTTKLREVYADVQAKVAAQAPEGQKVDTVAVENVLFDLEAKLVRGQILSGEPRIDGRDTRTVRPISVRLGVLPRAHGSALFTRGETQALVVATLGTKQDEQIIDALMGEYRDRFLMHYNMPPFATGETGRVGVPKRREIGHGRLAKRSLVPLLPAPEDFQYTIRLVSEITESNGSSSMASVCGGSLAMMDAGVPVKDHVAGVAMGLILDQGKFAVLTDILGDEDHLGDMDFKVAGTVNGITALQMDIKIQGITKEIMQVALAQARDGRLHILDKMREALDGSRTELSTFAPRMLSMKINPEKIRDVIGKGGATIRALTEETGTQIDISDDGTIVISSADLDRAREAQRRITDLTADVEVGQVYDGSVLRLLDFGAIVQVLPGRDGLLHISEIANYRIANINDVLKVGQALRVKVIEADEKGRLRLSVKAIGGIEAQGGAAAPAEAAPQGEPQA
- the pssA gene encoding CDP-diacylglycerol--serine O-phosphatidyltransferase gives rise to the protein MGDLRLREEKLRRGIYLLPNAFTTAALFAGFYAIVQAMNDRFEAAAIAIFAAMVLDGMDGRVARLTNTQSAFGEQYDSLSDMTSFGVAPALVIYEWSLHGLGRWGWLAAFVYVAGAALRLARFNTNIAVVDKRYFQGLPSPAAAAMVAGFVWLAVDNKFPMQDGLLAWTAFALTLYAGVSMVSNAPFFSGKSFALGRSVPFWGILLVVAVFVFVSSDPPLVLFGLFVIYGLSGWVQWLWRWNRVRRLQQERRIDA
- the ilvN gene encoding acetolactate synthase small subunit, whose amino-acid sequence is MKHVISVLMENEPGALSRVVGLFSARGYNIETLTVAPTEDATLSRLTVVTVGSDDVIEQITKHLNRLVDVVKVVDLTEGAHIERELMLIKVRAVGKEREEMKRMADIFRGRIIDVTDKSYTIELTGVQEKIQAFIDALDRSAILETVRTGVSGIGRGERVLKL